A stretch of Miscanthus floridulus cultivar M001 chromosome 13, ASM1932011v1, whole genome shotgun sequence DNA encodes these proteins:
- the LOC136500891 gene encoding phototropin-1B-like isoform X1 has product MLDHPFLPTLYASFQTKTHVCLITDYYAGGELFMLLDRQPMKVLKEDAVRFYAAEVVMALEYLHCQGIIYRDLKPKNILLHRDGHISLTDFDLSCLTSCRPQVFLPKDDKKKKKRKSRGNPIFFAEPM; this is encoded by the exons ATGTTGGACCACCCATTCCTTCCGACATTGTATGCATCATTTCAG ACAAAGACACATGTATGTCTTATTACTGACTATTATGCTGGCGGGGAACTCTTTATGCTTCTTGATAGGCAACCTATGAAGGTTCTGAAGGAAGATGCGGTTAG GTTCTATGCTGCAGAAGTGGTCATGGCGCTTGAATACCTACATTGCCAAG GTATAATCTATAGAGATTTAAAGCCAAAGAACATTTTACTTCATAGAGATGGGCACATTTCCTTGACAGACTTTGATTTGTCTTGCTTGACATCATGCCGACCACAA GTGTTTCTTCCCAAAGAtgataagaagaaaaagaagaggaaaagCAGGGGAAATCCCATATTCTTTGCTGAGCCGATGTGA
- the LOC136500891 gene encoding phototropin-1B-like isoform X2 has translation MHHFRQPMKVLKEDAVRFYAAEVVMALEYLHCQGIIYRDLKPKNILLHRDGHISLTDFDLSCLTSCRPQVFLPKDDKKKKKRKSRGNPIFFAEPM, from the exons ATGCATCATTTCAG GCAACCTATGAAGGTTCTGAAGGAAGATGCGGTTAG GTTCTATGCTGCAGAAGTGGTCATGGCGCTTGAATACCTACATTGCCAAG GTATAATCTATAGAGATTTAAAGCCAAAGAACATTTTACTTCATAGAGATGGGCACATTTCCTTGACAGACTTTGATTTGTCTTGCTTGACATCATGCCGACCACAA GTGTTTCTTCCCAAAGAtgataagaagaaaaagaagaggaaaagCAGGGGAAATCCCATATTCTTTGCTGAGCCGATGTGA